GTTGTACAAAGTAAGTTGTTTCTTCTGGCATATCAGCATACCAAATTAACATGAATTGAGCAAACCATAAATAAGTCCAGAAAATTGAGAATCCAAACATAAATTTAGCTAAATCGTGTAAGTGGCTGTTGTTAACTATTTCTAAATATCCTTTAGATTTTAAGTAAACTGTTACCATTGCAATTACAGTTAATGCAGAAACTACAGCTGTAGCAAAAACATACCATCCAAACAAAGTAGAGAACCAGTGTGGATCTAATCCCATAATCCAATCCCAAACAGACATAGACTCAGTGAATATGAAGAATGCTAAAAATGCAACTCCAAACTTATAGTTCTTGTAATAGTTTTTTAAATCGCTAGCGTTATCTTGTAATACAGAGTGCTTTCTGTTTAAATAAACAAAAACATTCCATCCTACTAAATATATAATACTACAGATTAACCATCTTGGTACATTTAACCATCCTGATTTATTTGCAATAATCGGATCAAAATTTGGTGAAGATGGATCTACAGTTCCTTCTGCCATCCAAACAAATAAATGGTTACCGTGTAAAGCAGTTATGATTAAAAAACCTAAGAAGATTACCGAAACATAAGGTAAGAATCCAGAAATTCCTTCCATTACTCTAAACAATACAATTGACCATCCTGCTTGAGCAACTCTTTGAATATTTAAGAATGCAAAAACTACAACCGTTACAAAAGTGAAAAAGAATAAAGCAACATAAAATGCAGCCCATGGTCTATTTTGTAATTGATGTAAAACATGAGCTAAATGTCCAGCATCGTGTCCTTCTTCTGCATGGTGATCTGCATGTGCATCATGAGTAGTATCAGCATGATGAGCGTCTTTATCTGCATGTTCATGATGTTCATCATGACTAATTTCTTTTGTTGCATGAGCATCACCTCCATGTGCCCCATGAGCATCTGTTTGGTGAGCTAATATTTCAGCAGCTTCTGCCTCTGTACTTGGAGCAGATGCAAAACTGATAATGATACCTATTAAACCAATTACCATTAAGGCAATAGCTGTAATCTTTAATTTACTTGAAAATTGATACATAATTTATCTAAGTGTTTGGTAATTATTTTAACAAGTTGTTTCTTAATTCCTGAACGTGTTTAACAATTAACCAACGTTCTTTCTCTGTCAACTGAGAAGCGTGAGATCCCATCATGTTTTTACCATGCATAATTACGTGGTAAATACTTCCTTCTGTAAGATCTCTATCTTTATAGTTAGGAATTCCTAAAAACTTTTCTCTCTTAACTAACTCACCTTGTCCATCACCTTTTTTACCATGACAAACTGCACAATAAATATCAAACAATTGAGCTTCTTTATTACTATCAAAGTCAGCAACTGTTAAAGGAGATTTTAAATTCTTTTTAGCATCTTCATAACCTTCATTAGTATCAGGATACTCGTAAGGAATATGTCCTCTTGAGATTGATCCTTCTGCAGGTAATTGTGCTTCTATACCGTTTGAGAAAACGTTACTTTCTTCATAAGGTTCACCTGAAACTGACTGGTACATATCTGGCATGTACTGTAAGTTACGCTTTGTTTTATCGCATGAAGTGAATACCAATGTTACTATTGCTATAACTGTTGTTATTTTAAATAATCTACTCATGAGTTCTTAATGCTTTTCAATTACTTTAATCTCAACAGCGTTAGTTGTATTTAACAAAGCTGTTAATTCTTCTTCATTATCTTCTACAGGAATTTCCATTAAGAAAATATCATCTGTAGTTCTTGGATCAGGGTTTTCTGCTTCTTTAAATGGCCATAATCTACTTCTCATATAAAAAGTAATTACCATTAAGTGAGCTGCAAAGAAAACTGTTAATTCAAACATAATTGGTACAAAAGCTGGCATGTTGTAAATCCAAGCAAAGTTGGGTTTACCTCCAATATCTTGTGGCCAATCTTGAATCATCATATAATTTGTCATCCAAATAGCGAAAGACAAACCACACAATCCGTATATGAATGCACATATTGCTAAACGAGTATGTGGCAATCCTAATAATTTATCTAAACCGTGAACTGGAAACGGTGTAAAAACTTCTTCAATATGATGATTAGCTTCTTTTACTGTTTTAACGGCATCCATTAAAACATCATCATCATTATATAATGCGTGTATAACTTTATTAGTGCTCATTTTTTCCGTCTCTTAATTGTTTATAATGTTCTCCTGAAGATTTCATAATTGTTTTTACTTCTGCCTGAGCAATTACAGGGAAAGTTCTAGCATATAACAAGAACAATACAAAGAAGAATCCAATTGTTCCAACGAATACACCAACATCTACAAATGTAGGTTCAAAACGAGTCCATGTAGATGGTAAATGACCTTTACTTAATACAATAGCAATAATATCAAAACGCTCAAACCACATTCCTATGTTAATTGCAATAGAGATAATGAAAGACCAAATAAAACTTCTTCTAACCTTTGTAATCCACAACAACTGAGGGATAGCAATGTTAAATAGAATCAATGACCAAAATGCCCATCCATAAGGTCCTGTTGCAGCACCTACAGACATATAAGTATAGTTTTCGTAAGGAGAACCAGTGTACCAAGCAATAAAGAACTCAGATGCATAAGCAACTGCTACAATACCACCAGTAACTATAATTACTATATTCATGTATTCAACATGTAAACGAGTGATGTAGTTTTCTAAGTTTGATACTTTTCTCATAATTCCCAATAACGTTTGTACCATAGCAAATCCTGAGAAGATTGCTCCAGCAACGAAATAAGGAGGGAAAATTGTTGAGTGCCAACCCGGGTTAATAGATGTAGCAAAGTCCATAGATACAATAGTGTGTACAGAAAGTACTAATGGAGTTGCCAAACCAGCTAATACTAAAGAAACCTCTTCAAAACGTTGCCAGTCTTTAGCTCTACCAGACCAACCAAAAGATAACAAAGCGTATATCTTCTTTTGGAAAGGCTTAACAGCTCTATCTCTAATCATTGCAAAGTCAGGTAATAAACCAGTCCACCAGAAAACTAATGATACAGATAAATACGTTGAGATTGCAAATACATCCCATAATAACGGTGAGTTAAAGTTAACCCATAAAGATCCAAATTGGTTTGGAATAGGTAACACCCAGTATCCGTTCCAAGGACGTCCCATGTGAATTAATGGGAATAAACCTGCCTGGAATACGGCAAAAATTGTCATTGCTTCTGCAGAACGGTTAATAGCCATTCTCCATTTTTGACGGAATAATAATAATACAGCTGAGATCAATGTACCGGCATGACCAATACCTACCCACCATACAAAGTTTGTAATATCCCAAGCCCATCCAATGTTCTTGTTTAATCCCCAAACTCCAATTCCTGTTCCGATGGTATACAAAATACATCCTACACCCCACAAAAATGCTACAAGTGCAATACCGAATGCGATATACCAATTTTTATTTGCCTTACCCTCTATTGGTTTTACGATATCCATTGTGATATCGTGGTAACTCTTTTCCCCTAAAACTAAAGGTTCTCTGATGGGTGCTTCGTAATGAGACGACATATAATCAATTTTAAATTTTAGTTATTCCTTTTTAAGCTTCGTTTGTGTTTCTGATTTTAGTTTGATAAACTACATTATTGTCAGTTCCAATGAACTCTAACAATCTATATGCACGCTCATCTTTACGTAAAGCAGTAACTTCATCTTCTGGGTTATTAATATCTCCAAACTTGATAGAACCTGTAGCACAAGCACTAGAACAAGCTGTAGTGAATTCATTAACATCAACTGGTCTACCCTCTTTTTTAGCATCTAGGATAGTCTTTTGAGTCATTTGAATACACATAGAACATTTTTCCATAACTCCACGAGAACGTACTACTACATCTGGGTTTAATACCATCTTACCAAAGTCATCATTCATATGGAAATCAAACTCATCATTGCTGTTGTATTTAAACCAGTTAAAACGACGTACTCTATAAGGACAGTTGTTAGCACAGTAACGAGTACCAACACACCTGTTGTATGCCATTTGGTTTTGACCTTGACGACCATGAGAAGTTGCAGCCACAGGACATACAGTTTCACAAGGAGCGTGGTTACAGTGCTGACACATGATAGGTTGGAAAGCAACCTGAGGGTTTACAGCTTCTACAGTTTCTAATGACTCATAGAATGCTGCATTATCTTGTGTAGTAGGAGCTGAATTAGTTTTCTTAGTTTCTAATCCTTCATCTCCTTCCGAAGTATAATATCTATCAATACGCAACCAGTGCATATCTCTACCCACTCTAACTTCATGTTTACCTACAACTGGAACGTTGTTTTCAGAGTGACATGCAATTACACATGATCCACATCCTGTACAAGATGTCAAGTCTATAGATAAATTAAAGTGATGTCCGATAGAACGATCTTGATCTTCCCATAAGTCAACTTTAGTAACATCAACTTCTTGGTGTTTTAAAGATACCTCTGGTCTTGGATTCCACTCTTCAGCGTTTCCATGTTTATACTCTTCTAAGCTAGTTTCTCTTAAAATATCATGACGACCTGCTATTGTGTGTTGTAATTGCTCACAAGCAAATAAATGTTCACCACCTGCATTTGTAACTGAAGCTATTTGAGAACCTCCAAAAGCAACTGCATAAGCATTTACTCCTAATAACATTTCTTCTTTTAAACCTTTAGTTTTACCATATCCATAAGATAAAGCTAAAGTTCCTTGTGCTTGACCTGGTTGGATTAACACAGGAACATTCTCAATAGCTACTCCTTTTACAGTAACTGTAGCATATTGACCATTGATAGCACCATTATCTTGAACTGGGTTTGTAAACCCTAATTTATCGGCATCTGCTTGAGAAATTAACAAGTAGTTATCCCAAGACGCTCTTGTTAATGGATCTGGTAACTCTTGTAACCATGGGTTGTTTGCTTGTTGACCATCTCCTAAAGCAACTGAAGAATATAATGTCAATTCAAACTCACCTGTTTTTGTATTTGCTTTTAAAGCTTTTGCTGCAGCAGCAACATCTATAGAATTAGCACTTAATGTTGTTGCACTAACAGTAGCAAAACCATCATGTAAAGCTTTGTTCCAAGAAGAACCATTTAAAATAGTTGTTTTTGCAAAAGAAGATAAGTAATCGTAATAAGAAGTACTTACACCTGTCCATGCTAACACACAATCTTGGAATTGTTTTGTATCAAACAATGGTTTGATAGTTGGTTGTGTTAAACTATATTGATTTGCTGTAATAGTAACATCTCCCCAAGCTTCTAAATAACTTGGTGTTGCTAAAGCATATTGCATTTCGCTTAACGTTTCATCTTCTTTAGATGAAAAACCAACTGTTAATTTTGTTTTAGCTAAACCAGCTTTAAAATCAGCTGCATTTGCTAGAGTATATACAGGGTTTGTATTATAAGTAATTAAAGCACCTACTTTACCTGCTTTTAATTCAGCTACTAAACTTGCAACCTCAGCATCATTTCCACCACGTACATACTTTACGTTAGTAGTATCTAAAATTTCAGAGTTTAAATAGTTGTTAATTGCTAAAGCAATTAATTGAGCATTCTTATCTTGAATACCAGTAACAACAACTGCTTTGTTTCCTGCCTTTTTTAATTGAGCAGCAGCCTTTTTAATATCTGCATCTGCTGGAGTTTTCTTAGATGCTAAGCTTTGTCCAGTAATAGCGTTATATAAATTAATTAAAGCATACGATTGCTCAGATGGCTTTAATACAATTCTTTTATCAGCATTTGCTCCAGTTAAAGAGTAGTTTGCTTCTACTTGGATATGGCGAGAAAACTTTCCTGCCTTTACATCTCTACCCGCAGCATAAGCAGCTTCGAATCCTCCACCTTGCCAATCTCCTAAGAAATCTGCACCAATAGAAACAATTACTTTAGCATCATCTAATTTATAATTAGGTAACGCTCTTTCACCGTAAGACTCTTCAAAAGCATCTAAAGCAGCAGATTCTGTTACAGCATCATAAACTACATGAGATACATTATTATATTTTTTTGAAAAATCAGCAATAATAGCATCTGTTGATGGACTTGCCATAGTTCCTGTTAAGAAAACTATTTTTTCTCCAGCGTTAGAAAGTTGTTCTAACTGAGCTGTTATTTTTGAATTTACATCAGACCAAGAAGCTGTATTCCCTTTTATTTTAGGACCTCTTAATCTTAGACTGTCGTATAAAGAAAGTACTGATGCATTTACACGTGCATTAGTAGTTCCTTTTGCTTCTTTGTTTGGTAAAATAAAAACAGGACGTCCTTCTTTAGTTTTTACCAAAACGTTTGCAAAGTCAAATCCATCTGCAATAGTAGATGCATAATAATTTGCAACACCTGGAGTTACCTCCTCTGGTTTTACAACATAAGGAACAGATTTTATTACTGGTCCTTCACAAGCTGCTAAAGAAGCTGCTGCTGTTGTAAACCCAACATATTTTAAGAAATCACGTCTTGTTGTACTAGACGTTTCTAAAGTTTCTTTATCACCTAAAAACGATTCAGGAGCTTGTCCTTCATTAAATTCGTTTTGTTCAAGCGAAGCAACAATAGAACTATTTTCATTTAGTTCCTCAACACTTTTCCAGTATTTTTTGTTTGATGCCATGGTTAATTTTGTTTTATCTATAATTGATGCTAACTATAACTTAGCTTAAAATCCTTAATACTCTTAGTAATGACACTTACCACACTCCTTACCTCCTAATTGAGCAATAGTAACCTTATTTACTCCATATTTTTGAGATAATTGTTCGTGTATCTTTTTATAGTATCCGTTACCTGCAATATTCACCTCTGTCTCTTTGTGACACTCGATACACCAACCCATTGTTAATGATGCATGTTGATGTAACTCATCCATTTCCTCTACAGCTCCATGACATTTTTGACAAGCAACTCCAGCAACAGTTACGTGTTGTGAGTGGTTAAAGTATGCGAAATCTGGTAAGTTGTGAACACGTACCCATTTAACAGGCTTAGTCACCCCAGTATACTTTAAGTTTTCTGCATCCCAACCAGCAGCATCGTATACTTTTTGAATTTCTTTATCTAACTTAGATTTGTCTAATACTCTTCCTTCGCCTAATTTCACCTGAGTATCATCTGCAACTTCAGAAATATTCTTATGACAGTTCATACAAACATTTACTGATGGAATTCCAGAAGTTTTAGAGTGTTTGGCTGATGAGTGACAGTATTGACAATCAATCTTATTATCACCTGCGTGAATTTTATGAGAGAATGCAATTGGCTGTACTGGCTGATATCCTTCATCAACACCTACAGACATTAATGCTGTAAATCCAAAATACACTCCTAAAAACACTAAAATAATTGTTGCGAATATCTTTAAGAAACCGTTGTTACTTTTTAAGAAAACCCATCCTATTAAAGCTAACAAAACCAACGTTACTACTACTGTAGCGATTTTTGGTAAAACTTGACTAGGTGTAGACTCTACCTCTACTGGTTGAAAAGCAGCAGCAGCTCCTCCTTTTTTAACATCTCCAACAGTAGTATAAGCAATAATACTTTCTATCTGATCATCAGACAAAAACTCAAAAGTACTCATTGCAACACCACCAAACTCTTCGTATACTGCTTTTGCATCAGCATCACCAGAAGCTCTTAACTTGTTGTTGTTTTTAATCCAGGCTTTTAACCAATCCATTTCACGACGTTCTGCAACGTGCGCAAGAGCAGGTCCTGTTGATTTCTTGTCTAACTTGTGACATGAAGCACAATGCATGTTAAACAATGCTTTTCCAGCTTTTACTTGCTCATCTGATGGTTTATCTTGTGCAGATAAACTTAAAGAAAAAGAGAAGAAAAGCGCTAAACTTAACTTTAAAACACTAGATAATTTTCTGTGTAATTTCACAATTTTCATACAGTTGTATAATAAGTTTTAAATATATTCTAAAGTGCAATTTAATAAGACATGATATAAATCATTTTAAATTTCACGTATGGCAAAAGTAATATTATGCATCCAATTGGAGAACAGTTATACCGTCTAAAAGTTAATTTATATATATTCTAAATAAGAGGTTTTTAAGATTAGTTTTGTTATATTTGTTTGAAATCAAAACAAATTATTCATGCATAATAAAATAATTCTTATTTTTACTCTAGTAATCAGCATGTCTTTCACAATAACGATGAATTCTCAAGAGCAAAAATCTTCATTAGATCATTTTCTAGAGAAGAAACGTAACTATAACAAAACCAGTAAAATTGGCTATAGTGTTTTATTGTATAATGGTAACGAAGAACAAGCATTGACTGTTTATAATTCATTTAACGAAGAGTATAAAGACATTAAGGTTAAACTTTCATATGTTAGTCCAGACTGGAAGGTAATGACAAAAGCATATAGCACAAAAATTGAAGCTGAACGCATTTATTTAATTGTTAAAGAAAAACATCCTAACGCGAAAATTTTATAAAATTGATTGTTCAAGAAAACATAGATATCTATCAAGAGGTCTTTAATTCAATTAAAGATTATAATAAGGGGATTGTAAATACTCATATTAATAAACTTAAAGAGTTAGATACTTTTTTATTGCCCTCTCAATCTTTTTTTATTTTAACCAACACTATTAATAATACTTATGAGTTTGTAAGTAAAAACTTTGAAAAAACACTCGGACTTAGTATAGACAAGATGATGAACGAAGGGGTTCCTTATTGGTTTAGTCATCATCATCCAAAAGACTTGGAAATATGGTTAAACATTCTAAATGAATTAATGTCATTTACTATGTCGGAAATTCCTGTTGAAGACCGAAAAAAACTTTCCTATACTTGGAATTTAAGAATCAAAAACTCTAAAGGAGTCTATGTTAACCTACACAAACATCAAACCCCAATTGCTTTTGATGAAACTGGAAAACCTATTGTTGGAATAAGTCATAATACTATTACCTCAGAAAATATTGAATTGCCAATTATAGCATCTATCAAGATGTTAAATGACAATGATGAATACGAAACTGTTTTTTACAAAAACTACAGTCAA
Above is a genomic segment from Wenyingzhuangia fucanilytica containing:
- a CDS encoding quinol:cytochrome C oxidoreductase, whose protein sequence is MYQFSSKLKITAIALMVIGLIGIIISFASAPSTEAEAAEILAHQTDAHGAHGGDAHATKEISHDEHHEHADKDAHHADTTHDAHADHHAEEGHDAGHLAHVLHQLQNRPWAAFYVALFFFTFVTVVVFAFLNIQRVAQAGWSIVLFRVMEGISGFLPYVSVIFLGFLIITALHGNHLFVWMAEGTVDPSSPNFDPIIANKSGWLNVPRWLICSIIYLVGWNVFVYLNRKHSVLQDNASDLKNYYKNYKFGVAFLAFFIFTESMSVWDWIMGLDPHWFSTLFGWYVFATAVVSALTVIAMVTVYLKSKGYLEIVNNSHLHDLAKFMFGFSIFWTYLWFAQFMLIWYADMPEETTYFVQRFDEYKLLFLGMIPLNFILPVLMLVNSDFKRIPQIVLGTGTIILIGHYIDVFVMIMPATVGDQWGFGWGEVGSVLFFLGLFIYAVFTTISKAPLIAKGNPFLHESEHFHY
- a CDS encoding c-type cytochrome, with the translated sequence MSRLFKITTVIAIVTLVFTSCDKTKRNLQYMPDMYQSVSGEPYEESNVFSNGIEAQLPAEGSISRGHIPYEYPDTNEGYEDAKKNLKSPLTVADFDSNKEAQLFDIYCAVCHGKKGDGQGELVKREKFLGIPNYKDRDLTEGSIYHVIMHGKNMMGSHASQLTEKERWLIVKHVQELRNNLLK
- a CDS encoding DUF3341 domain-containing protein; protein product: MSTNKVIHALYNDDDVLMDAVKTVKEANHHIEEVFTPFPVHGLDKLLGLPHTRLAICAFIYGLCGLSFAIWMTNYMMIQDWPQDIGGKPNFAWIYNMPAFVPIMFELTVFFAAHLMVITFYMRSRLWPFKEAENPDPRTTDDIFLMEIPVEDNEEELTALLNTTNAVEIKVIEKH
- the nrfD gene encoding NrfD/PsrC family molybdoenzyme membrane anchor subunit, whose translation is MSSHYEAPIREPLVLGEKSYHDITMDIVKPIEGKANKNWYIAFGIALVAFLWGVGCILYTIGTGIGVWGLNKNIGWAWDITNFVWWVGIGHAGTLISAVLLLFRQKWRMAINRSAEAMTIFAVFQAGLFPLIHMGRPWNGYWVLPIPNQFGSLWVNFNSPLLWDVFAISTYLSVSLVFWWTGLLPDFAMIRDRAVKPFQKKIYALLSFGWSGRAKDWQRFEEVSLVLAGLATPLVLSVHTIVSMDFATSINPGWHSTIFPPYFVAGAIFSGFAMVQTLLGIMRKVSNLENYITRLHVEYMNIVIIVTGGIVAVAYASEFFIAWYTGSPYENYTYMSVGAATGPYGWAFWSLILFNIAIPQLLWITKVRRSFIWSFIISIAINIGMWFERFDIIAIVLSKGHLPSTWTRFEPTFVDVGVFVGTIGFFFVLFLLYARTFPVIAQAEVKTIMKSSGEHYKQLRDGKNEH
- a CDS encoding TAT-variant-translocated molybdopterin oxidoreductase, which produces MASNKKYWKSVEELNENSSIVASLEQNEFNEGQAPESFLGDKETLETSSTTRRDFLKYVGFTTAAASLAACEGPVIKSVPYVVKPEEVTPGVANYYASTIADGFDFANVLVKTKEGRPVFILPNKEAKGTTNARVNASVLSLYDSLRLRGPKIKGNTASWSDVNSKITAQLEQLSNAGEKIVFLTGTMASPSTDAIIADFSKKYNNVSHVVYDAVTESAALDAFEESYGERALPNYKLDDAKVIVSIGADFLGDWQGGGFEAAYAAGRDVKAGKFSRHIQVEANYSLTGANADKRIVLKPSEQSYALINLYNAITGQSLASKKTPADADIKKAAAQLKKAGNKAVVVTGIQDKNAQLIALAINNYLNSEILDTTNVKYVRGGNDAEVASLVAELKAGKVGALITYNTNPVYTLANAADFKAGLAKTKLTVGFSSKEDETLSEMQYALATPSYLEAWGDVTITANQYSLTQPTIKPLFDTKQFQDCVLAWTGVSTSYYDYLSSFAKTTILNGSSWNKALHDGFATVSATTLSANSIDVAAAAKALKANTKTGEFELTLYSSVALGDGQQANNPWLQELPDPLTRASWDNYLLISQADADKLGFTNPVQDNGAINGQYATVTVKGVAIENVPVLIQPGQAQGTLALSYGYGKTKGLKEEMLLGVNAYAVAFGGSQIASVTNAGGEHLFACEQLQHTIAGRHDILRETSLEEYKHGNAEEWNPRPEVSLKHQEVDVTKVDLWEDQDRSIGHHFNLSIDLTSCTGCGSCVIACHSENNVPVVGKHEVRVGRDMHWLRIDRYYTSEGDEGLETKKTNSAPTTQDNAAFYESLETVEAVNPQVAFQPIMCQHCNHAPCETVCPVAATSHGRQGQNQMAYNRCVGTRYCANNCPYRVRRFNWFKYNSNDEFDFHMNDDFGKMVLNPDVVVRSRGVMEKCSMCIQMTQKTILDAKKEGRPVDVNEFTTACSSACATGSIKFGDINNPEDEVTALRKDERAYRLLEFIGTDNNVVYQTKIRNTNEA
- a CDS encoding c-type cytochrome, translating into MKIVKLHRKLSSVLKLSLALFFSFSLSLSAQDKPSDEQVKAGKALFNMHCASCHKLDKKSTGPALAHVAERREMDWLKAWIKNNNKLRASGDADAKAVYEEFGGVAMSTFEFLSDDQIESIIAYTTVGDVKKGGAAAAFQPVEVESTPSQVLPKIATVVVTLVLLALIGWVFLKSNNGFLKIFATIILVFLGVYFGFTALMSVGVDEGYQPVQPIAFSHKIHAGDNKIDCQYCHSSAKHSKTSGIPSVNVCMNCHKNISEVADDTQVKLGEGRVLDKSKLDKEIQKVYDAAGWDAENLKYTGVTKPVKWVRVHNLPDFAYFNHSQHVTVAGVACQKCHGAVEEMDELHQHASLTMGWCIECHKETEVNIAGNGYYKKIHEQLSQKYGVNKVTIAQLGGKECGKCHY
- a CDS encoding response regulator transcription factor; its protein translation is MIVQENIDIYQEVFNSIKDYNKGIVNTHINKLKELDTFLLPSQSFFILTNTINNTYEFVSKNFEKTLGLSIDKMMNEGVPYWFSHHHPKDLEIWLNILNELMSFTMSEIPVEDRKKLSYTWNLRIKNSKGVYVNLHKHQTPIAFDETGKPIVGISHNTITSENIELPIIASIKMLNDNDEYETVFYKNYSQQLLTEGLSNREKDVLRLLALNLTSKEIGEKLFISSHTVDGHRRKIIKKTGLKSTGEIIQYCRSQQLF